The DNA segment CAACGCCAAGTACCGGCACCTATGACGCCGCCACCGGCCGATGGGAAATTGGTTCGGTGGGCGTCGGACAAACCGCATCGCTTGTCGTTCGGGCCATCGTCGACACGCGTGGATTCAAGACTATTCCTGTTAGCGTGATCCAGGCGGACCAGTTCGACATCGATAGCACCCCTGGCAACGACGTGGCCAGCGAAGACGATCAAATCGAACTGATCATCCGCGGACCTCGATTACTGTCGAAACGTTTGTTCTTGGCGCGATAGCAAAGTTCAGACACACGTGGCCGTCATTACGATTCGAACGCGATCACTTGATTGCGTCCTCCGTCCTTGGCTCGATACAGACACTCGTCAGCCTGCGCAATCAGGGCCTGAGGTGAAGCGGCACCATAGCACGACTCGGACACACCGATGCTGGCGGTCAAACGTAGCTCAGGCACTGCGGCCAATTGAACGGCTTCGATAGACGACCGCACCTGTTCGGCTTGCTCGATCGCCGCTTCGATACTTGTGTCGGGCATCACAATACAGAATTCTTCGCCTCCGTAACGGCAAACCAATGTTGGTGGCGAAAATTGGTCGTTCAAGATACTGGCCACTTGACGCAGCACCTCGTCACCGACGGGATGCCCGAAGGTATCGTTCACGTTCTTGAAATGGTCGTTGTCGATCATCAAGCATGATACCGCCTGACCGGTCGACTGCATCGTTTTCCAAATTTCGTCAAAGGCTTCCGAAAAAGCTCGGCGATTCAAGCACCCCGTCAACGCGTCTTTCGAAGCCAGAATCTGCAGTTCACGATTCCTGTTGCTGATCTCATCACGGCTGGTTCGAAGCATCGCGAGCGAATGTTCGCGTTGAGCCCGATACTCTTCCGATGCCGTGACATCACGAAACGTGGACAGTGCACCGCGGGTCTTTCGGTCCTCGCCCGACACGGGAGACGCGTTGACTGAAAAGAATCTCATTTTGCCATCGTGACGTTTGAATCGTAGCAGTTGCTCGATCTGAGGCTCGTGGTGCTCGATCGCCCGCATCCACGGATAGTTCTTATCGCCTGCGATCGCACTGCAATCCCACGCCAACGAACCAGGTCGACGTCCAATCAAATGTTCTTGGTCGATCCCCACCATTCGGCTGAACGATTCATTGGCCAAAACAATTCGGTCACGTTCGTCGATAACAAGCAGTCCTTCGGACAGCGTATCGAGTGCCTCGCGAATTCGATCGGGAACGACTTGCGCGACTTCGAAACTGCGCATCACGCCAAGAATAAAGACCCAGTAAACCGCGACACCAGAAACAGTAAAGAATGCCACCATTCGTAGTGGCCGCTCAAACAGATCGAGCCACAGACCAGCCAAGACCAGACTGAGTCCGATGCAAACGATGGCAACTGCCAGCCTTAGCGACGCGAAAAGGGCTTTGAACAATTTTGAAACCAATCCGGCGATTTTGGCTGTTGTACCGAAAACTCTAGGTACTGAAGTGTGCGTTATCAACTGCGCCGGCGGTGTCCGATCTACTGAACTAGGCTGCGCGACGGTGGCGATCCGCGCCGGCAACACCGTTTGTTCCGGCAACAACGATTATGCCGAGGCGATGTGCCACTTGATCGGTAAATTTGCGACGGTTCTGACCTGGTTTGAGTCTACGGATCCGCTTTGCAAGCTCGCATCGTGACCTACAGTTCAGTACTGACATTATCGTCTTCACCGCCAAAGGTGCCCCACATGTTCAATTCATCCGGAATCAAACTGCTATTGGTCTTGGCCGAACCGGTCTTGGCGGATCTGACGTCATTCCGTCTCGAATTGCTGGGCTACCAAGTTGAAACGGTCGCAACCGGATCGGAAGCCAATGCGTCGATCAGCATCGCGACACCAGATCTGATCATCATTGATACACAGCTACGAGACGGTGACGGACTGGAGTGGATCGCTCGTGCGCGCAATGACCAAACGATCGCCAATACGCCAGTTTTGGTCATCTCTCTTGACACAAGTTTAGAAACGGTCGAGCGAGCTCATCATGCAAGCGCACAGGATTACCTGATCAGCCCCTTCGATCCGACCGTGATGGAAGAAAAGATTGAGCAGTTG comes from the Rubripirellula reticaptiva genome and includes:
- a CDS encoding GGDEF domain-containing protein, producing MFKALFASLRLAVAIVCIGLSLVLAGLWLDLFERPLRMVAFFTVSGVAVYWVFILGVMRSFEVAQVVPDRIREALDTLSEGLLVIDERDRIVLANESFSRMVGIDQEHLIGRRPGSLAWDCSAIAGDKNYPWMRAIEHHEPQIEQLLRFKRHDGKMRFFSVNASPVSGEDRKTRGALSTFRDVTASEEYRAQREHSLAMLRTSRDEISNRNRELQILASKDALTGCLNRRAFSEAFDEIWKTMQSTGQAVSCLMIDNDHFKNVNDTFGHPVGDEVLRQVASILNDQFSPPTLVCRYGGEEFCIVMPDTSIEAAIEQAEQVRSSIEAVQLAAVPELRLTASIGVSESCYGAASPQALIAQADECLYRAKDGGRNQVIAFES
- a CDS encoding response regulator; translation: MFNSSGIKLLLVLAEPVLADLTSFRLELLGYQVETVATGSEANASISIATPDLIIIDTQLRDGDGLEWIARARNDQTIANTPVLVISLDTSLETVERAHHASAQDYLISPFDPTVMEEKIEQLLATRFANTGRKQAKNQATKPQGLKR